The Rosa rugosa chromosome 3, drRosRugo1.1, whole genome shotgun sequence sequence TCCAAATTATTGTTGTATATCTGGGGAAAATGTTGAGACTTGAGAATTCTAGAGATAGGTTACATAAACAAGGTATAGATAGTATACTCTTACAGTTCAATGTGTCAAAAGGAAACTAAATCTGTGAACTTgatacacacacacgcacacaccaTTCTTCAGCATAATAACATAAATCCACTccattcttcagcatttagtgATCTTTAGTCCTAGCAACTCTCATAATATGGTACTCAATCTCCTGGATTCAACAAAGCAAAGCATCAAGGACTGAGGAAATCATGCATTTTATAATTGATTCAACCAAACTGAAGCTATGATAAATAATGAAAAACAAACCTATTCCGCTTCATCTTCTTCTAACCTCTCTCCACATCTTCTTTAAAAACATATCGGGCTTCAAAATCTGAAAGAACACAGCTTTAGAAGGTCTCAGCCAGTTGCGCAGCTAATAATAACTATTTGATGTACTGAGGCATTTATCATACTCCCATGAAGTTTATTAGAGGTCCCTTTTATGATAGTTCAGAAATCAATCAAATCATAAGCATAATTATTCGGTTTGATAGCCATATTCTTTCTAGTACTGCAAACATCAAAACATAAGCATAAGAGTAAAAAGTCACATTTTTTCTGGTAAGATTCAGCCCCAATTATTCAGTTTCAGTTATTCAATAATATGCTCAAatatgaaagaaagaaatacagTATTATTATTACCTCCATTGCAATAATCCATTGGGAGCAATTTGATCCATATATACCACAACGATCTCACTGCAAGCATTGAAAATATAAAAATCCAATATTTTCCTTTTGTTTACAAATGTAAGTAAAGTATCACCTGGTTCATACATAAGCAACACGGGCTATGTGGGTCTTTCCACAACCAGTTTCCAGATACACAATTATGTTCTCCAAAGCTTTCTTACACAGTTCCAATTGATACCTTCAAAACCAACACAtgaaaatcaataaacaaaacaaaaagactcCACCTTTACTTCCATTTTCAGTAATCAAATTCCAAATGAACCCAAGCCAATATCCAATTAATTGATCCAAACTTTTTGTCAATATCGAGTACCAGCGGTCCAATGTGTGAATATATAGTTCCAATTTCCAAATGATACCAAATCCTATCAACATGCAATGTATATTCGTTCTGTACGAACCATTTTGGCCCTTGAAGTCAGGCATGATCGGGTTTTGCAACTGAAAGCGACTAAAATCACCTCCTTCACATTGCCATAGAGTGGAGCACAATCAATATGCCGATATCCTGCCTGCAATTAGAAGAATCACAAAACGACTGAAATTTGATCTCAATCGGGTACAAAACTCAACAATCCTAAGGTTATTTTCTTCAATCTCTGAGAAGACTGAGTAAAAGAGGAAGAGGAATACCTtgatggcggcggcggcggcggcggcaccGACCAAGCCAGGGCTGGACTGCCAGGTCCCTAAGCCCAAAGAAGCATCTTAGCTCCAATTTTCAGAGCAAGACGGAATTATGAAACTCTGATAGAGCTGAGGGGAGGAGAgcgaaaggaagaaaaaaatggGCCCATACTAAGGATCGCCTCTTATACCTAGGGGAATGGCATTgggtaatttaaaaaaaaaaaaaaaaaaaaaaaaaaaaaaaaatagggggCAAAATCGCCTCAACAGATGAAGGCAGGTGTTCTTGTATAACATTCATTGCACTTTCAAATGAACCGGTTCTGCAGAAGGATCCTTCATGATATACTTAGATTCGACAACCTGCTGCAATCGTTGCTCTGCATAGCTATAGTTATCAACTGGACCATTTCCATTACCATCAGGCACCACAGTCTCTAGTATGAACAGGGCCGGCCCGTGACCAAGGCAGACAAGGCGGTGGCCTTGGGCCTCAGTTTGGGGAAGGCCTCGAATCAAAATGCTCATcatatatacatttttttttttttggagggtCGGCCAAGCGTGAAGTCCCTGCACTCCTGCAGGCATGCGGTGGTCTTGTCGTCTTGATATCCATGCAGGCATGTCGTGCTCACCAATCAAGGGTGAGATTGTGAGAATgtcttgatatatatatattaaaaagaaaaatccaaaaccCGCGTCTTACAACTGCACTGCATTCTTCTCGACTGTAGGACTGAAGACGCTCCTtgagagcaagtgcacccgtagtcaagaacaggcaaagtcgagaagtcgagaattcgaccagtcaagttactattcactgccactggacatgggtttacacccgttgtttttcttgcccggtcaacattgttcattattatataattttaggggggtctcgaaaatcgactttttacacatacataatttgggaaaacttccttcatgaaagttatagagatcgtcgatacgagttcatgcatatgtggaatgcaaaaatcggagttcgtatgaattagttataaatttttgaaaatttgaaaattttctataaatagcaaaaattTATGGTCCTTTTTCATAAGGACagatttttctgcttttcttcactttcacccctgaaactctctcttctctctcctcagccGAGCTGGCAGCCCTCACCCCCAGTCAAGAATTTAGTCATTTGCTTGCCCGTTTCTTTCTTTGGCCTTGGTCATGAAAAGGCAAGGCTTGCCTGGTCAAAGATGGACCGGTGGAAGCAACAAAATGACTTTGGCTGGTCAACACATCATCATTCCCCCAATTTGCCCGGGCAAAGTGCAACCGCTGCACTTGCTCTGAGGGCTTGAGGCCTCAAAATTTCCTCCTCTTATTTTGTATTGGTAAAACAATAAGCACCCAAAAGTCTCCCCTTTCTTCATCACTCTGCTAATATCTTTTTGGAAAGGTTGAATACTTgaattgttctctttgtttttggttggAATTTGCTTGTTTTTGGTTGGAATATGaaattcttgtttttttttttttttttttgtagtttaGACTTTAGAAAAGCCTCTCTAACCTGCACCTTAGACCTCACTTTGTCACGGAACGGCCCTGAGTATGAATTACTCTACTCACCATAGAATTAGCCACTGCAAAACCATGAGTATCATAAAATGATCAGTAAATGGAAAATACTAAATTTTACATTGTTAAAAAGAAAGTTCATCTACTCATCACAAATCAAGTTGCTAAGAACtcgtggttttttttttttggggggggtgTGGTGTGGGAATGCCATTTTAACCAAAAATAGCTCAAAAGAGGGCTTTTTCTTATGAGACCATAATCAAGTACGAACATAATTTTAAGTCAAAGCTGCTAAGTACTCAATTACTAAACACAAAGTAGAAACCAATGAGCAAAACACTTTCCATTACTAAACACAACATCATCACTTTTCTGCTTCTATTCTGATGCTGTCAGGATAGCTCACCTCATCAACCTGCAAAAATATTGCTGTCTATCATCAATCTTGTGCATTTCCATATATTTCTCCGTATGTAATAGCAACAATCAATTTGACTAAAGCAACTGAATGTTGTGCATTATGATCCCCACCACTAACAGTAACATCAAAACCCTTTATATCCCttcgtatcaaaaaaaaaaaaaaacactctatTTCCCAATCTTTCTAGAGACAGCAATGTCAGAACAGAACTCACATCTTGAGTAACACTATCTGCCAAGCTTGGAGCCAGCTCTTGTTGGAGAACTCCACTGAATCCAAAGAGGCTGTACACTTCAGAATTCTCCACGAACCTAAAGCAACTAGACGCACAATTCAAATATTCAATCAAAAAACTCCTCGACGTGAATTTAGACAATGATGAGACAAGTTATATTTACTTTATTAATGACCGTATCACAGAAGTAATTCAACCCGACGTGAATGATTCACTTTTTCATATTGTTACTTTAGCATTATTCATATTCAAGAGATGTATTGGAAGTCAGATATCTATACACAAACCCTCTAGTTTACACTTCAGGGTCATCTCTACTCTTTCCACCAGTGTTCTCATTACCGCAAATCCACAATGATGAATAGGTAAGGAAAGATAACTAGTCCCTTGCAATTCCATCTTACATTGAGATCTAAAAGCATTTGCAGatagtgactaaagtgataccTTTCTTATATTGGCATCACATTACGTACATGTATTCAGTAAAAATATATGTCAATCAATAAGGTTAAGCTCAATAATTATTACAAGGATACCGTCCCTGTATCTCAAATCAATTCCTCTTCATGTTGAATACAAAATTTCCCACTCCTAACTTGCACACTTAATATTGAGTTAAAATCTAACAAAACTTGGGAAGAATCCTTCCACCACTTGGCCACCTCCTCCATACAAGGCCATCTGCAATACAAAAAGCTTTCGCAGAATCAGTAGAGTGCTTGGTATGTATACCAAAATTTGAACTTGCATGAAATCCAAAGAGTAGTGCACCAATGACCTAAGTTATAAGTTCCACTCTAGAATAATGACTTCcagtttagattttttttttttttttttttttttctacataAGCTTAAATTTTCCGATCAAACTCAATGCTGCAGCACAACttaaaagggaaaagaaaaaagtaatgGCTACTTGGGTGCTAATATAATAATTTACAAGTTATAATAACTTTTACCCAAACAACATTCTAAATCTTTAGGTGAAGGATTTTATTTCCCTAAAATACTGTAATAAAAGAATGCCCAAAGTATCCCTCCCTGGCGTGCAAATTATATCTAGCAAATATATTTGTCAAAAATGAGTTGGGGTTAAACTGCTCAAAATCAATGAATTCTCTTTTCAACAAGTAGAGCTAAAGTCCAAAGatgaaagaagagagaaaactataaagaaatcaatcaaggcTTGGTGCCGTGCCCAACCAGGCAGCAAACAGAACATCCTACACTTGGGAGGGGCGAAAAACAAGGTAGAGCCTAGTTCAAGTGAGAGATCCATCCATGCGGCGACGGCTGATGGGCGTAAGAAAGATTACAAGACTTAACTCTTCCTATTAGAGTTTTACACTGAAAATCTCCAGTACTTAACTGCAACCAGAAGGCTAGCTTTAGATCAGTTTCAACCATGATTTTGGAGCATCCTCCTTCACAGTCCTCCCAAGACAATTTCAACTCCAAGTATAGAGTCCAGGGCTTAGCTAATACCCAGGGTAGCAGCACGTGCCCCAATCAGCCCTCACAAACTAATTACCACACCATCCTAACCATATTTGAAAATGCCAATACTAAAGGCATCATTCTCACTAAAAAGTTACACTTTCTAAAATGGTATATTGAAGTTCCGGTTCAACAGTGAATAGACCAAGAcaattctaaaaaaataaaaacataaaaagcaaATTCAAATTGCTTATCAACTCAACTGTTAAACACTATATCCAGAAAAAGCACTAATTTCATTACAAGGACTCTACTTCAGTTCCCCAAAGTTCCAATCACACATTCcataaaagaagaaacaaaaaaggaGCTTCTAAGGTATATCCTTATAGCTTATTGGCCCATGTAAGCTGAAGAGAAAACTCATCAAAACAACACCAAATCATCATATTCTGCCCATTCATCCCAGCAAACACGAATTAAGCAATAAACTAAACTGCCTTACTATAATCACCAAATTCATTCTTTGCACACCCATTTAAGCTCAAAACCAGTAGTGATGTCAAACTATAACGCAAAATTAGCAAGAATCCATTGTTTATTTGATGAACAGAGTTAACAACAGTAAATCCAATACAGTACTGGTAAAACTGAGTGTGGTAATAAATAAAATTTGACCTGAAATCCTAAGCAACGGTGAGGGATTGTTGCTTGGAGGGCTCAAAGGGTTTGGTGGGTTTCTTATCCATGAAATCTTCGATGTTGTAAACGACGGTGATGTAGAGAGTACAACTAGGGCACCGAGCGATCTCTTCCCCCAATTTCAGGTCTTCCTTGGTGATCTGGAACAAGTCTCCGCATGGGCATGGGTATGTGTACGCCTGGAGCTCGTCGTTCCACTCCATATCTTCGATCTCCACGTCGTCGTACGACATCGTTTAGCTTCAGTGAGACGGGGAGAGTGTAAAGACCTGGCCCAAAATTTGACGAAAGCATTGTCACAGGctgaatttaaaatttaaatacaGAATGAAAATTTGCTATAAATAAAAAGGTAAAGAAAAAGTTCACAGCAGAACCAATTTAGCAAACAAATCCCAAAAGAATTCTATTAACCAACAATTATAAAATCGAAAACAAAAGCGAAACAGTTTATAACCATACCGAAAATAACACAAAGGATTTAAACAAGGCAAAGCATTTGATACACATTGTAACAAAAAGTACCCAAACCAATATCAGCATGATCAGTAAGTTCACATGACAACAGATATCCAACATTATCAATTACAATACCAAATTTGAAAGTAACAACAGTAAGGAAGTTGACATAAAGAAAATAGAATTTAGCACATTAGCAGTTTTGCCAAATTTGAATGGATGCAAACATAAGACCCAAGAAATGCCAAACCACATTTGCTATCAAATGATAGAAAAATCATCCTAGGTTCTATCCACAATGACATCAAAAATTCACATGAAGTATATAATACATAAACCTAACAAGTACAACTATTGTACTTGGCGAAACACAATGAAGATGGTAATGCAAACCCTTTTTAGGCTAATGTCGGCTAGAGAACAGGGTAGTGCAACTAATTGCATTAAGATATGCGCCCAACCGCATATACAATGCAGAGAGACAGGTATGAACTTTGCAACTAAAGTAAAAATATGAATAAGCATCACGACATCTAGAAAGTGGTCTTCCAAAAAAACTGAACCAAATTGAGAGGTAGCAAATCacataattaaattcaatgTCTAGATCTGACAATGAAGAGTCAACAAAGAAGTATCATGGAAAGAAATCCACCTacagaaacagaaaagaaaacattCAATAAAATCAAGTTGGTTTAAGAAATCAAAGTATAACTGGTTAAAAGAAAAGCCACTCATACAGTAGAGAATAACAGATAAAAATCAAACCACCACAAGCACAGAAACCACATCGTTGTTCATATACTCAATCATCACAAATGAAATACTAAGGAAACTAAATACTTGACAGATTATCGTTTCTCAAGACCATGATTTCAATTCAAAGCATAAACCAAAAGAGCAatattgaaatcaagtaaaattgtaaagtaAACAAGTCACTTACGGTAGGGCAAGGTAATCAAAGACAGTAAACAACCCAAAACAAAGCCCTCCACTTGAGAAACTTTCTCGCCTTTTGCCTTTCTACAAATCTGATCAACAGCAGAAAACCAAACTCCCAATTGTTCGTCTTTGCGCTTCTGAAAATCAATCTAAACCCTCAAATCCAGAAATACCCAATTCGCAGCCTTTTTGACAAAAACCCAAACTCAGCTCTCTCGCTCTTGCTCTGATTCTTctttctcgttttttttttcttttcctgttttttCCTTGGGGTACGGGATATCACAGGGAGCTTGGACTGGGTTAACCCTAATTTGGAAATTTAAAACCCACGAATCGAAAATTTTGAATAACCTCCCAATATAGCTGGAGTTTTGGACTTTTGCGGAAAACAATATGATGAGTATtttaaaaagttttttttttaattaagggatggttctagttggacctctaaattttATATTTGGaccctccaatttttttttttttttttttttttaagaatatcatgtcgatatattaatactcaggccagaaagaaccattacatatcctccctctaccatctctgggtagataaagagtttgtggtgaaaaccacagcgatacatagattaggtccgatcatttgacggtacccatgctcacttattaaaaagCCTAGAAACTATGTTACAATGACAAGTAAATAGGCTTagttcaaaagaaaaaactaaattTTTTCCTTGTCGTTAACACTAGGACCAGGAGGTTTTCCAGGGCAAAGCATGCTAAGTACCTCGTCAGTTGCAATCTTCTTACCCTTTGAAGAGTTCTTGTTTTTCGAGCCCAAAGGCCggcctcttttcttctttgattcCACTTTGACGAGCTGCAGAGACTCCTTAGGGAGTGATCCTTCCTTAGGAACTAAGACACCCCCCGGGGCTGCAATGAGACCCAGTGATTTAGCAGAGAATTTGGTGTGGAATTCTGGAACTTTCAGTTTCTTAGGCAGCATAGCGGAGCTAGCAGCAGTCTCACCATCATGAAACAGAAATTTCAGTTTCTTTGGGGACGTATATGGTGATGCAAGCCTATTTCTTTTCACAGTGGATGGTTCCACGTCCACAGGAACTAGGGCTAGGGCATTTCCTTCCGCAGCAGGCCTTAGGGTTTCACTACGCACAACAATAGGCTTGCGATGCTTGTTTATAGCAGAAGTGCCAAATAGGTTACGCACTACTGGAGGCAGTAGCGGTGTTTGCAGGCCTTGAAAGCGGAACGATCCATTCTGGAAACGAAGATCAGAAAAACCTGGAAAATGGGATGTGAGCGACTTCCCTGATGTCTCCGATCGGGTAGTGGTGTTATGCATAGCCTGGGCATCAACAGTAGGGCAAACGTCCTGTTCATGACACAGGAGTTGGCAATCTTTGCATATTCCATGcaaattttcataaaaaaaggTAATTTCTTTCACCACTCCAGGGATGATCTTGAGAGTCCGTTTCAAGAAGAATGGATGGGAAATAGCATGAGCTACATGAACCCTAATTTGATTCTTATTGTTATACAGTCTTTGATCAAAATCCAAATACTTACCCGCAACAGAAGCAACATTCATGATAATCGTTTTCTCTTCTAGGGCTGGAGGGATACCTGTGATTTTGACCCAAAACAAGAGCAGATTCATGGGGATGATAAGAGGATCATCCATGCCATCATAATGCTGTAGCAGAACT is a genomic window containing:
- the LOC133740124 gene encoding diphthamide biosynthesis protein 3-like, with translation MSYDDVEIEDMEWNDELQAYTYPCPCGDLFQITKEDLKLGEEIARCPSCTLYITVVYNIEDFMDKKPTKPFEPSKQQSLTVA